The proteins below come from a single Brevundimonas sp. LM2 genomic window:
- a CDS encoding DUF736 domain-containing protein, translating into MSTIGTFTQTKDGGFTGRVRVLGLKETVVFKPETAGDNDKAPDYRVFIDDTVDVGAAWKKTAKSGNDYMSVKLESPLFATALYASLVLGDDKSFNLIWSRGNGKPAS; encoded by the coding sequence ATGTCCACCATCGGCACCTTCACCCAAACCAAGGACGGCGGCTTCACCGGTCGAGTCCGCGTTCTCGGCCTCAAGGAAACGGTTGTCTTCAAGCCGGAAACCGCCGGCGACAACGACAAGGCCCCCGACTACCGCGTCTTCATCGACGATACCGTCGACGTCGGGGCGGCCTGGAAGAAGACGGCCAAGTCCGGCAACGACTATATGTCGGTCAAGCTCGAAAGCCCGCTCTTCGCCACCGCCCTCTACGCCTCCCTGGTCCTGGGCGACGACAAGAGCTTCAACCTCATCTGGTCGCGCGGCAACGGCAAGCCCGCCAGCTGA